The Solanum lycopersicum chromosome 6, SLM_r2.1 genome has a window encoding:
- the LOC101263037 gene encoding oleosin-like: protein MAARPPNYFFNHTQTRPPLTPIRTSFLQNLLKPHLPNSTQLMGFLTLVISGGILLLLTGVTITTVILGLIFLTPLILITSPIWIPIFVAAFGFLSLCGFGAVVTWVYKYFISRRSRSMEENYDHSTDTADVKDYGREFGGYLQYKEKDTAPGA from the coding sequence ATGGCTGCTCGACCACCAAATTATTTCTTCAATCACACTCAAACCAGACCACCTCTAACACCAATTCGCACCTCATTTCTCCAAAATCTGCTAAAACCTCACCTCCCTAATTCAACACAACTCATGGGTTTTTTAACCCTTGTTATCTCTGGCGGAATTTTGCTCCTCCTCACTGGCGTCACTATAACGACCGTAATCCTTGGGTTAATTTTCCTCACTCCGTTGATTCTCATTACTAGTCCGATTTGGATCCCAATTTTCGTCGCCGCTTTTGGATTTTTATCCCTCTGCGGATTCGGCGCGGTAGTAACTTGGGTGTACAAGTACTTCATCAGCAGGAGATCGAGATCAATGGAAGAAAATTATGATCATAGTACTGATACCGCTGATGTGAAGGATTACGGTAGAGAATTTGGTGGGTACCTTCAGTATAAAGAAAAGGATACAGCTCCCGGTGCGTAA